A part of Gossypium hirsutum isolate 1008001.06 chromosome A07, Gossypium_hirsutum_v2.1, whole genome shotgun sequence genomic DNA contains:
- the LOC107955573 gene encoding senescence-associated carboxylesterase 101, translating to MASKMNQLFCSGLEVANFVVSSGLLKLSWAKILDCYGGFNLNELQNLGLSIKWKAYQQANINILVFTTSPICTKSHLQYSKQLVSSTAFKESFPVFEFLCNNGNSFSIHKAAIALFADHFHELLQLKAECGRNSNSLIVTGHSLGGSVASLFTLWLLESLDISLAKRPLCLTFGSPLVGDKGFQQAISQHPPWNSCFLHVAATSKDSIPRLFIAPHDLNSMDLDSKSDDYKPFGTFLLCCEDGCTWSDNPEAVSELLMAVETEDTGNEEWTINVYSRIIEQLESMIVRKGISQVNEPILNSLRAGTTLQIEAIRIRNEQLLIKKLEELEEICMFNKGKAFDPAKKLNVIKIKMAELEWYKKVAKANETGYYDCYKKQLSRRDRDIIKHKKFLTKYWKEVVAQNERKPQKQLVYLRSRWLYAGTTYRRMVEPLDIADYYRDGGSNYVTNGRSHHYIKLEQWLEADEKQSRFRIDTKKQNVDVILTDDSCFWANVEEARQWCKTLKTADVGMISERLCLRQKLMEFEVYVMEQIKKYAVSSEIFLKGSSFMQWWKEYEMLIEPFHNSPLTDFIRNCKFQQYASGCLALS from the exons ATGGCAAGCAAGATGAACCAATT ATTCTGCAGTGGATTAGAGGTTGCTAATTTCGTGGTCAGCTCTGGGTTGCTCAAACTTTCATGGGCTAAAATCTTAGACTGTTATGGTGGATTCAATCTAAATGAGCTCCAAAATTTGGGGTTATCAATAAAATGGAAAGCTTATCAACAAGCTAATATTAACATCCTTGTTTTCACCACTTCTCCTATTTGTACCAAATCTCATCTTCAATATTCAAAACAACTGGTTTCTTCTACAGCTTTTAAGGAGAGTTTTCCAGTCTTTGAATTCCTCTGCAACAATGGCAACTCTTTCTCTATTCATAAAGCAGCAATTGCTCTCTTTGCTGATCACTTTCATGAGCTCTTGCAACTGAAAGCTGAG TGTGGAAGGAATTCCAATAGCTTAATTGTAACTGGACATTCTTTAGGAGGATCAGTTGCTTCACTCTTCACCTTATGGCTGCTCGAAAGCCTCGATATATCGTTGGCTAAACGACCCCTTTGTCTCACGTTTGGCTCACCGCTAGTCGGTGATAAAGGGTTTCAACAAGCCATTTCACAACATCCTCCATGGAATTCTTGTTTCCTCCATGTTGCTGCAACAAGCAAAGATTCCATTCCAAGACTTTTCATTGCTCCCCATGATCTTAACTCCATGGATTTAGATTCAAAATCTGATGATTATAAGCCTTTTGGTACATTTCTTTTATGTTGTGAAGATGGATGTACTTGGTCTGATAACCCTGAAGCTGTCTCTGAGCTACTAATGGCAGTAGAAACGGAAGATACCGGTAATGAAGAATGGACAATTAATGTTTACAGCAGGATTATTGAACAACTCGAGTCGATGATAGTCCGGAAAGGTATCTCACAGGTTAATGAACCAATTCTGAATTCACTTCGAGCTGGAACAACTTTGCAAATAGAAGCAATTAGAATCCGAAATGAACAG CTGTTGATCAAGAAACTGGAGGAATTGGAAGAGATATGTATGTTCAACAAGGGAAAAGCATTTGACCCTGCAAAGAAATTAAatgtcataaaaataaaaatggctgaACTAGAATGGTATAAGAAAGTTGCTAAGGCTAATGAAACAGGTTACTATGATTGTTACAAGAAGCAACTCAGTCGACGGGATCGCGATATCATCAAGCACAAGAAGTTCCTCACAAAATACTGGAAAGAAGTCGTTGCACAAAATGAGAGGAAACCACAGAAACAACTGGTTTACCTCCGATCACGGTGGTTGTATGCTGGTACAACCTATCGGAGAATGGTCGAGCCACTCGACATAGCTGACTACTACAGAGATGGTGGAAGCAACTATGTGACTAATGGCAGATCACATCATTATATCAAGTTAGAGCAATGGCTTGAAGCAGACGAGAAACAAAGCAGATTTCGGATCGATACCAAGAAACAAAATGTGGATGTTATTCTAACGGATGATTCTTGCTTTTGGGCTAATGTCGAAGAAGCCCGGCAATGGTGCAAAACATTGAAGACAGCTGATGTTGGTATGATCTCAGAGAGGCTGTGTTTGAGGCAGAAACTGATGGAATTTGAGGTCTATGTTATGGAACAAATCAAGAAATATGCAGTGTCTTCTGAAATTTTCTTGAAAGGTAGCAGTTTTATGCAATGGTGGAAAGAGTATGAGATGCTTATTGAGCCTTTCCATAATTCACCATTGACAGATTTCATTAGGAACTGTAAATTTCAGCAGTATGCTAGTGGGTGTCTGGCACTCAGTTAA
- the LOC107955575 gene encoding GPI ethanolamine phosphate transferase 1, whose protein sequence is MDVDGILGNRDSKLGKSSIPRRRQWVKRRETWLVILGVVLHAVYMLSIFDIYFKTPIVHGMDLVSPRFSPPAKRLVLLVADGLRADKFFEPDLEANFRAPFLRNVIKNQGRWGVSHARPPTESRPGHVAIIAGFYEDPSAVTKGWKANPVEFDSVFNRSRHTISYGSPDIVPIFCGALPHSTWATYPHEFEDFATDASFLDEWSFDQFQSLLNRSNEDPKLKRLLEQDNLVVFLHLLGCDSNGHAHRPFSSIYLNNVKVVDHIAERVYNLLENYYKDNRTSYIFTADHGMSDKGSHGDGHPSNTDTPLVVWGAGVKHPRPVTAKDHSDHVLRFIDQHLHDAPTPKEWDLDGIERVDVNQADIAPLVSTLLGLPCPVNSVGNLPLGYVDMKEEEEVEAVLANTKQILNQFLRKSQIKQSHSLFFKPFKPLASYFSMLNQIEELLSARDYKAAMQLSENLRSLALKGLHYFQTYDLLMLMATITLGYIGWMVFLVLHVLQAYTLLPGDIFRKEEAVHEKSNTGKAQLCGCLFMAVVSVLLFLEHSPPLYHAYFAMTIFLWTQILNEYKFIKALWRYLCGRKSDYVIKLLALGVVSVIILELLVHSFTERKLYTWCFLIVGAIASIYLYKSIPWRSGIPVFVCLTCWFLSLFTLMPAEIPDNNKLVNASGVMVIVIGLTGKWLDLNAGVNRFWFGICNHEKRKPRFPMLFQLQALFVGLSSVMVFLSTSHRTEKQELHTIHQLMNWFIAGFSMILPLFSENGLLSRLNSIFLGFAPPFLLLSIGYEAVFYGALGLVLIAWILFENSLLYVHKVNKSSASGKNLGEHAFLENDTRYLQLSDMRIPLTFMVLFNVAFFGTGNFASIASFEISSVYRFITVFSPFLMAALLIFKLFIPFLLVICAFSAITKLLEVPRIGCYFLVILCSDVMTIHFFFLVKNTGSWMEIGNSISHFGIMSAQVVFVLLLFALTNIYTKDIEIRSGS, encoded by the exons ATGGATGTAGATGGGATCTTGGGTAACAGAGATTCGAAGCTAGGCAAATCAAGCATACCCAGGAGACGACAATGGGTTAAAAGAAGAGAAACATGGCTGGTTATACTTGGTGTCGTCCTCCATGCCGTTTACATGTTAAGCATCTTCGACATCTACTTCAAGACCCCCATTGTTCATGGCATGGATCTTGTCTCCCCTCGCTTCTCTCCTCCTGCTAAACGCCTTGTTCTTCTTGTTG CGGATGGTTTACGTGCTGATAAATTTTTCGAGCCAGATTTGGAAGCGAATTTCAGAGCACCCTTTTTAAGAAATGTGATTAAGAATCAAGGTCGATGGGGAGTATCTCATGCTCGGCCTCCAACAGAGTCAAGGCCTGGACATGTTGCTATAATTGCTGGTTTCTATGAGGACCCTAGTGCAGTTACAAAAG GATGGAAAGCTAATCCAGTTGAATTTGATTCGGTTTTTAATCGGAGCCGGCATACAATTTCTTATGGTAGTCCAGATATTGTTCCAATATTTTGTGGTGCTTTGCCGCACAGCACTTGGGCTACATATCCCCACGAGTTTGAAGACTTCGCTACTG ATGCATCCTTTTTGGATGAATGGTCTTTTGATCAATTTCAGAGCCTGCTGAATAGGTCTAATGAAGACCCAAAGTTGAAAAGGTTACTTGAACAAGATAATCTTGTTGTATTTCTGCATCTACTTGGTTGTGATTCAAATGGTCATGCACATCGTCCCTTTTCATCTATTTATCTCAACAATGTAAAGGTTGTTGATCATATTGCTGAACGTGTTTATAATCTTCTTGAGAATTACTACAAGGACAATCGTACATCATATATCTTCACAGCTGATCATGGAATGAGCGACAAAG GAAGTCATGGGGATGGGCATCCTTCAAACACTGATACCCCTCTAGTTGTATGGGGAGCAGGCGTAAAACATCCCAGGCCAGTCACTGCAAAAGATCACTCGGATCATGTTCTTCGTTTTATTGATCAACATTTGCATGACGCGCCAACACCTAAAGAATGGGACCTTGATGGCATCGAAAGAGTTGATGTCAATCAAGCTGATATTGCACCGCTCGTG TCAACTCTTCTTGGTTTGCCTTGTCCAGTCAATTCAGTCGGGAATTTACCTCTTGGTTATGTTGACATGAAAGAG GAGGAAGAAGTTGAAGCTGTGCTAGCTAACACAAAACAGATTCTGAACCAGTTTCTGCGCAAATCAC AAATAAAGCAATCACATTCACTGTTTTTCAAGCCTTTCAAGCCACTTGCGTCTTACTTCTCTATGTTGAATCAAATTGAGGAATTGCTAAGTGCTAGAGACTATAAAGCTGCCATGCAGCTATCAGAAAATCTAAGAAGCTTGGCACTGAAGGGACTTCATTATTTTCAAACTTATGATTTGCTGATGCTGATGGCCACGATTACTCTTGGATATATCGGTTGGATGGTCTTTCTTGTTCTTCATGTTCTGCAAGCTTATACTTTATTGCCAGGAGATATATTTAGAAAGGAGGAAGCCGTTCACGAGAAATCTAATACAGGAAAA GCTCAGCTTTGTGGCTGTTTGTTTATGGCAGTAGTCAGTGTTCTGCTATTTCTGGAGCACTCCCCTCCACTTTACCATGCATACTTTGCCATGACGATATTTCTCTGGACGCAAATACTAAATGAATATAAGTTTATAAAAGCACTTTGGAGATACTTATGTGGGAGAAAATCCGACTATGTCATTAAACTTCTGGCCCTTGGTGTGGTCTCAGTGATCATTCTTGAGCTCCTG GTGCATAGCTTCACTGAGAGAAAACTCTACACTTGGTGCTTCCTCATAGTCGGAGCCATAGCTTCTATATATCTTTACAAATCAATTCCATGGAGATCTGGAATTCCAGTTTTTGTTTGTCTCACTTGTTGGTTCTTGTCTCTATTTACTTTAATGCCTGCTGAAATTCCTGATAATAATAAGTTGGT AAATGCAAGTGGAGTGATGGTTATTGTAATAGGATTAACTGGAAAGTGGCTTGACCTAAATGCTGGTGTGAATAGATTCTGGTTTGGCATTTGTAATCATGAAAAGAGAAAACCCAGGTTCCCTATGCTCTTTCAATTACAG GCTCTTTTCGTTGGATTATCATCGGTAATGGTGTTTTTATCTACATCTCACAGAACAGAGAAGCAAGAACTACACACAATACACCAGTTGATGAACTGGTTCATTGCTG gtTTCTCGATGATTCTCCCATTGTTTTCAGAAAATGGCCTCTTGTCCAGGCTCAATTCTATATTTCTTGGTTTTGCACCACCATTCCTTCTATTATCTATTGG ATATGAAGCTGTCTTCTATGGTGCACTTGGTCTTGTGCTAATTGCATGGATACTATTTGAAAACTCGCTTCTCTATGTGCATAAGGTGAACAAATCTTCTGCTTCTGGAAAGAACTTGGGGGAACATGCCTTCCTTGAAAATGATACTAGGTATTTGCAGCTGTCTGATATGAGAATACCTTTAACCTTT ATGGTCTTATTTAACGTGGCCTTCTTTGGGACGGGAAATTTCGCAAGTATTGCTAGTTTCGAGATTTCATCAGTCTACAGGTTCATCACTGTTTTTAGT CCCTTTCTGATGGCAGCACTCCTCATCTTCAAGTTATTCATACCATTCCTGCTTGTTAT ATGTGCATTCAGTGCAATAACCAAACTACTTGAAGTTCCAAGGATAGGATGCTACTTCCTCGTTATTCTCTGTTCAGACGTGATGACAATCCACTTCTTCTTTCTG GTGAAGAACACGGGGAGCTGGATGGAAATTGGTAATAGCATTAGCCATTTCGGAATCATGAGTGCCCAAGTTGTGTTTGTGCTGCTACTTTTTGCTCTCACAAATATATACACAAAAGACATCGAAATCAGATCAGGGAGTTGA
- the LOC107955576 gene encoding gibberellin-regulated protein 14-like precursor (The RefSeq protein has 1 substitution compared to this genomic sequence), translating to MAFKALLLLLLATFLLVSTTVASNEVGEKTEIKYAAPVPVKAPIPAPPVKPPTTPAPPYKAPTPAPPTKAPTPPYKPPAPAPPTKAPTPPYKPPAPAPPTKAPTPPYKPPAPAPPTKAPTPPYKPPTPAPAPPVKAPTPPYKPPTPAPAPPTKAPTPAPAPPTKAPTPPYKPPVPTPPVKPPTTPAPPYKPPSPPLPPVRTKKDCIPLCGQRCKLHSGTNLCLRACMTCCDRCKCVPPGTYGNREMCGKCYTDMRTHRNKHKCP from the exons ATGGCTTTCAAAGCTCTGCTGCTGTTACTATTGGCCACTTTTCTGCTTGTCTCAACAACA gttGCTTCCAATGAAGTGGGAGAGAAGACTGAG ATTAAGTATGCTGCTCCTGTTCCAGTGAAGGCACCTATCCCTGCTCCACCCGTTAAGCCTCCCACCACTCCGGCACCGCCGTACAAGGCCCCAACTCCAGCACCCCCAACCAAGGCCCCCACTCCACCATATAAACCACCAGCTCCTGCGCCACCAACCAAGGCTCCTACTCCACCATATAAGCCCCCAGCTCCTGCGCCACCAACCAAGGCTCCTACTCCACCATATAAGCCCCCAGCACCAGCACCACCAACCAAGGCTCCTACTCCCCCATATAAACCCCCTACTCCCGCACCGGCACCTCCAGTCAAGGCCCCTACACCCCCATATAAGCCCCCAACACCTGCTCCAGCACCCCCAACCAAAGCACCAACTCCAGCACCAGCACCACCAACTAAAGCACCAACTCCCCCATATAAGCCCCCAGTTCCTACACCTCCAGTTAAGCCACCAACAACTCCAGCACCGCCTTACAAGCCACCAAGTCCACCATTGCCGCCTGTTAGGACAAAAAAGG ATTGCATCCCATTATGTGGACAAAGGTGCAAATTACACTCAAGGACTAACCTATGCTTGAGAGCTTGCATGACATGCTGTGACAGATGCAAATGTGTCCCACCAGGGACATATGGCAACAGAGAAATGTGTGGCAAATGTTACACTGATATGAGAACCCACCGCAACAAGCACAAATGTCCTTGA
- the LOC121203778 gene encoding GPI ethanolamine phosphate transferase 1-like — protein sequence MDVDGILGNRDSKLGKSSIPRRRQWVKRRETWLVILGVVLHAVYMLSIFDIYFKTPIVHGMDLVSPRFSPPANALFFLLIDSEKWLVEFDANLAILLIETKNLLADGLRADKFFEPDLEANFRAPFLRNVIKNQGRWGVSHARPPTESRPGHVAIIAGFYEDPSAVTKGWKANPVEFDSVFNRSRHTISYGSPDIVPIFCGALPHSTWATYPTNASFLDEWSFDQFQSLLNRSNEDPKLKRLLEQDNLVVFLHLLGCDSNGHAHRPFSSIYLNNVKVVDHIAERVYNLLENYYKDNRTSYIFTADHGMSDKGVKHPRPVTAKDHSDHVLRFIDQHLHDAPTPKEWDLDGIERFGLRFVDQNVVFHVFTQKYPLCYWIMDWHSVTLFLDKLRNKAITFTVFQAFQATCVLLLYVESIEELLSARDYKAAMQLSENLEAWH from the exons ATGGATGTAGATGGGATCTTGGGTAACAGAGATTCGAAGCTAGGCAAATCAAGCATACCCAGGAGACGACAATGGGTTAAAAGAAGAGAAACATGGCTGGTTATACTTGGTGTCGTCCTCCATGCCGTTTACATGTTAAGCATCTTCGACATCTACTTCAAGACCCCCATTGTTCATGGCATGGATCTTGTCTCCCCTCGCTTCTCTCCTCCTGCTAACGCCTTGTTCTTCTTGTTG ATTGATAGTGAGAAATGGCTTGTTGAGTTTGATGCAAATCTGGCAATTCTGCTAATAGAAACAAAGAACCTTTTGG CGGATGGTTTACGTGCTGATAAATTTTTCGAGCCAGATTTGGAAGCGAATTTCAGAGCACCCTTTTTAAGAAATGTGATTAAGAATCAAGGTCGATGGGGAGTATCTCATGCTCGGCCTCCAACAGAGTCAAGGCCTGGACATGTTGCTATAATTGCTGGTTTCTATGAGGACCCTAGTGCAGTTACAAAAG GATGGAAAGCTAATCCAGTTGAATTTGATTCGGTTTTTAATCGGAGCCGGCATACAATTTCTTATGGTAGTCCAGATATTGTTCCAATATTTTGTGGTGCTTTGCCGCACAGCACTTGGGCTACATATCCCACGA ATGCATCCTTTTTGGATGAATGGTCTTTTGATCAATTTCAGAGCCTGCTGAATAGGTCTAATGAAGACCCAAAGTTGAAAAGGTTACTTGAACAAGATAATCTTGTTGTATTTCTGCATCTACTTGGTTGTGATTCAAATGGTCATGCACATCGTCCCTTTTCATCTATTTATCTCAACAATGTAAAGGTTGTTGATCATATTGCTGAACGTGTTTATAATCTTCTTGAGAATTACTACAAGGACAATCGTACATCATATATCTTCACAGCTGATCATGGAATGAGCGACAAAG GCGTAAAACATCCCAGGCCAGTCACTGCAAAAGATCACTCGGATCATGTTCTTCGTTTTATTGATCAACATTTGCATGACGCGCCAACACCTAAAGAATGGGACCTTGATGGCATCGAAAGA TTTGGACTTAGATTTGTTGACCAGAATGTTGTGTTTCATGTTTTCACTCAGAAATACccttt GTGTTACTGGATTATGGATTGGCATTCTGTAACTCTTTTCCTTGACAAACTTAGAAATAAAGCAATCACATTCACTGTTTTTCAAGCCTTTCAAGCCACTTGCGTCTTACTTCTCTATGTTGAATCAATTGAGGAATTGCTAAGTGCTAGAGACTATAAAGCTGCCATGCAGCTATCAGAAAATCTAGAAGCTTGGCACTGA